A stretch of DNA from Pleurocapsa minor HA4230-MV1:
AATCTAGGTTTAAGTGATGCCGATCTGCGAGTAGGAGATGCCACGGAACTACCCTGGCAAGATAATTACTTCGATCGTATATATGCAATCTGGTTTTTGGAACATTTACCCAATCCGCTACAGGCTTTACAAGCAGCAAAAAGAGTGACTAAGCCTGGAGGAACAATTACAGTTACCGAAACCGACTACCGTACCATTTTAATTACCCCAGAATCTGCTGATTATCGCTATTTAATTGACTCGCTATGTGAGTTACTATTGCAGGCTCAAGGGAAACCCTATATTGGACAATCTTTAGGAACATTGCTCCTTCAGGCTGGTTTTGAGCGGGTAAAGAATCAGCCATTTCCCGTGCATTATGCTTACAGTTTGGATAGTCAAGAATTAAGAGGTTTTATTGACTATGTAGACTCTTGGTTAGCACCTACAGTAGAGCAAGCTGTTACTCAGTTAGGTAAAGATTCTCAACGGCTACAGGCTGGATTAGAGTGGTTTCGGAGTATTAGCGATCGCCATGATGGCGCAGTCTCCGCCACAATTTATCGTGCCTCAGCAATTATTTAATCATTTAAGTAGGTAGGCAAAATAATTGATCAAACCCCTACCCTTAGAGCTATTTGTTACTCGTCCTAAAGGACTTGTCTCGCATAGTTTCCGTCGCGTTTTGGGTAGGAAGATTCCCACCCAAAAGCCGACGGGGAGATACCGCTCCGCATATTACTCGTTACTTGTTACTCCCTAACCTTATTTCCAATTTAATTACACCCACCTACTTATACTCCTCATCCTTCATCCTCCAGATTATGATTCCCTCCCGACGCTGTTATGTACTGCTTGCTATCGGTGGCTTAAGTGCTGCACTGTTAGATGTTCTGATTAATCGTCAGGCTAGTTTAAATTTTCTGCGGATTTATAATTTTAGTTTGTTAGTTGCCACGCTCATTGATGCATCTCAGGTTAAAAATAGTGCTGTTGAAGTAACCAGACAGGAGATTCAAAAGTTATCAGTCGGTAGAGATAATGAGATCGCTCTAAAGATTAAATCTGGTCAAGAAAAAGCGATCGCGCAAATCCGAGATGCTTATCCGCCAGAATTTACCGTTGACAGAGATACTCTGGAAGTTAATCTACCTGCCAATAGCAACTGCGAAGAAACCTATATTATTCATCCCGATCGGCGTGGGGAATATACCTGGGGCGATCTACAAGTACGTCAGTTAGGGAAACTGGGTTTGGCTTGGCGAGATTGGCAAATACCCGCAAAACAAGAAGTTAGAGTTTATCCCGATTTAATTGGCTTAAAAGAACTAGCTGTT
This window harbors:
- a CDS encoding methyltransferase domain-containing protein, which gives rise to MDYIHGYSDTEQVRLIQQAEYWREKLILKDLDYQAGEKLLEIGCGAGAVLGILGQTFPGLKLAGIDLEPKQIDYAQKHLNNLGLSDADLRVGDATELPWQDNYFDRIYAIWFLEHLPNPLQALQAAKRVTKPGGTITVTETDYRTILITPESADYRYLIDSLCELLLQAQGKPYIGQSLGTLLLQAGFERVKNQPFPVHYAYSLDSQELRGFIDYVDSWLAPTVEQAVTQLGKDSQRLQAGLEWFRSISDRHDGAVSATIYRASAII